The genomic DNA CGCACGCCGGATGACTTCCCGTGGCGGGAAGCGACCGAGAGCTGCAGGCGCAAAGCTCCGTCTGCCCCATCATATGGGAGGTGCTCTGCCTTCTGAAGGTCACGCCGGGATGTCTCTCGTCAAGTTCTATGAGCAGGCTTATCTCCCCAATCGGCGGATAAGAAAGCCCTCGCTGGAGGGATCTTCTTGTCTCCATAAAAACAGGAATGAACTCACACGGAGACACGGAGAACACAAAGATTGAATCCTCCGAAACAGAGTGAGACAGGAAGCATCATTTTGGATTGCGCGGTGGCGCTTCATCGTGAGACGGGTCCCGGGCTGTTGGAAACAGTGTACGAAGCGGTTCTTGCACGCGATCTGGAGGCCCGGGGTCTGCGCGCGGCACGGCAAGTTCCCATCCCCATCGAGCTTCGCGGGCTCCAATTCGACGAAGGGTTTCGTGCAGACCTCAT from Candidatus Hydrogenedentota bacterium includes the following:
- a CDS encoding GxxExxY protein; this encodes MNPPKQSETGSIILDCAVALHRETGPGLLETVYEAVLARDLEARGLRAARQVPIPIELRGLQFDEGFRADL